The sequence below is a genomic window from Egibacteraceae bacterium.
CCGGTCCTGCAGATGACGAGCCGCCAGCTCGGGCTGGCCAGTCGCGCTCAGCTGCTGGTGGTCGTGCGCCGCCTTGGCCTGGCCGCCCCCGCCATCGACTTCTGGGTGCGGCGGGGCCACCTCGAGGTCGTCTACCGCGGCGTGTACCGGCTCGCCGGCTGCCCGACCTCCCACGAGCAGGACGCGCTGGCCAAGGTCCTGCGGGCGGGCGACGGGGCCGCGGCCGGCGGCGAGATGACCCTCGGGCTCTTCCGCTTCGAGGGCTTCCGGCTGGCGCAGGGCGGGACGGGCGTGCTGGTGCCCACCGGCCGGCGCGTCACCGGGGTGCCGTTTCCAATCCGTGCCACCGCCCTGCCGCACGGACACCGCGCCACGGTGGCGCGGGTGCCGGCGCTGACGCCCACCCGCGCGCTCGTGGAGTACGCCCATGCCGAGCAGGGCAAGCGCTGGCGGGTGACCTTCGACGATGCCTGCCGCCGCCGCCTGACGTTTCCCGAACGGCTCCGCCAGTGCGCCCGCACCCTGCTCCCGCACCCGGGTGCGCTGGCCTGCCTGACCCTGCTGGGTGACCCGTCCGTCAGCGGTCTGGAGAGCGAGGGGGAGCGCGGCCTCGACTGGCTGGTGCGTGACATCGAGCCCGCGCCCGAGTGGCAGGTGACCGACCTCGTACCGGGCCGGCGGCTCGACTTCGCCTGGCGCGAGGCGCTGTTCGCCGTCGAGTACGACGGGCGCGACCACCACGTGCTGCCGACCGACCGCGACCACGACGGCCTGCGCGACCTGGAGGCGGCGGAGAACGGCGTGCAGGTGCTCCGCATCACCGCCGGCATGCTGCGCGACGACCCTGACCGCACCCGCGCGATGGTCATCCGCGCACTACGCCGGCGTCTGGCCGAGCAAGCGGTCCTGCGCACCGAGCGCGCACGCGATGCGGACTAGGCCTGGACTAGGCCGGATGGTTGCGCGGGACCGTGCCTCCGAAGGGGACAGACCGCACCGGGTGGGGGCGGGGACCGCGCCCCCCCGGCCCGGTATCCTCGTGGCACACCGCGCAACCGGCGCGAGCCGCCCCCGTCACCGCAGTCGACGCCACAGGGAGAGCGCATGGCCACGCAGACCCAGTTCACCGCCCAAGCCACCTACGCCGACATGGAGGGTGCGCGCCGGGCGATCGCGGCGCTGGAGCGCGCGGGGATCCCGGGGTCGGACATCACGCTGGAAGGCGCCGGCGCCGAGGCGGCCCGCGCGGACACCGACCAGAGCGACGCAGACGAGGCCTTCGCCACCGAGGCCATCCGCTCGGTGCTGGTCGGCGGCGCGCTCGGCGCCCTTGTCGGTGTGCTGGGCGGGCTGATCGGCGGGGTCATCTGGCTCGGCGGCCAGGGCGTGTACCTGGCGTCGATCGCCGGGCTGTTCGGCGGCGGGGGCCTCGGGTTCCTGGTCGGTGCGATCGCCCGCGTCCAGGAGAGCGAGGCGTCCGAGCTGACCTACAGCGACGCCGAGGGCAAGCCCGTCGTCGTGGCCGTGCACACCCAGAGCCGCAAGGACTGCGAAACCGCCATGGAGCAGCTGCGCGACACCGACCCTGCCCCCCAGGACGTGCGGTCGCGCGACGAGGAGGACACGGCCGCCGCGGACGCGTAGCGCACCCCGCCGCCGGCGGCGCTACTCGTAGCGCAGCGCCACCACCGGGTCCAGGCGCCCCGCCCGCCGGGCGGGGAACACCCCGAACGCCACGCCGACGCCGACGCTGACGCCGAACGCGAGCGCCACGCTCCAGGCGGTGACCGTGGCGGGCAGCGGCGTGAGCCGCTCGGCCACGGTGGCCAGGCCGAGTCCCGCCCCGATGCCGAGCACGCCGCCGACCCCGCAGAGCAGGACCGCCTCGACGAGGAACTGCAGGGTGATGTCGCGGGTGCGGGCCCCGAGCGCCTTGCGCAGCCCGATCTCGCGGGTGCGCTCGGACACGCTCACCAGCATGATGTTGCTGACCCCGATCCCCCCGACGAGCAGGCTGATCCCGGCGATCGCGGCGAGGACCAGCGTCAGCGTGTCGAGGATCTCCCCGGCGACGCCCAGGATCTCCTCCTGGGTGACGACGCTGAACTCCTCATCGTCGAAGCGCAGGGCCAGCTCCGCGCGCACCTCCTCGGCGACGCGCCCCAGCACGTCGGACTCGGGGGCCTTCACGAAGATCGTGTCGACCCGCCGCGTGCCGAACAGCCGCTGCGCCGCCGTGAT
It includes:
- a CDS encoding type IV toxin-antitoxin system AbiEi family antitoxin domain-containing protein encodes the protein MRTLPQPVLQMTSRQLGLASRAQLLVVVRRLGLAAPAIDFWVRRGHLEVVYRGVYRLAGCPTSHEQDALAKVLRAGDGAAAGGEMTLGLFRFEGFRLAQGGTGVLVPTGRRVTGVPFPIRATALPHGHRATVARVPALTPTRALVEYAHAEQGKRWRVTFDDACRRRLTFPERLRQCARTLLPHPGALACLTLLGDPSVSGLESEGERGLDWLVRDIEPAPEWQVTDLVPGRRLDFAWREALFAVEYDGRDHHVLPTDRDHDGLRDLEAAENGVQVLRITAGMLRDDPDRTRAMVIRALRRRLAEQAVLRTERARDAD